From Granulicella sp. WH15, the proteins below share one genomic window:
- a CDS encoding SDR family oxidoreductase, protein MSTLFDLTGQVALVTGASRGLGQYFGRALAKAGADLILTSRHKEDLLPFVAEIESLGRKATPLALDVRDQASITAMAEAAEATVGQVHILVNNAGCNVRKPAFEVTWDDWNLILETNLRGSFFVAQQIAKRMATRGYGRIINIGSVTSVAGYAGLAPYGASRGGIRQLTMSLAADWGKHGITVNCLAPGWFQTAQNRVMYERQGWVDYLIERIPLNRPGAPNDLDGAVVFLASESSRYMTGQTLLIDGGISTGSLRATLNPTQ, encoded by the coding sequence ATGTCCACACTCTTCGATCTAACAGGGCAGGTAGCTCTGGTGACAGGCGCAAGCCGTGGCCTCGGCCAGTACTTCGGACGAGCCCTGGCTAAGGCCGGAGCCGACCTCATCCTTACAAGCCGCCACAAAGAAGACCTGCTGCCTTTCGTCGCCGAGATCGAGTCCCTTGGTCGCAAAGCCACTCCACTGGCGCTCGACGTGCGCGACCAGGCAAGCATCACAGCGATGGCCGAGGCAGCCGAGGCCACAGTGGGACAGGTCCACATTCTGGTCAACAACGCCGGTTGCAACGTGCGCAAGCCCGCCTTCGAGGTAACCTGGGACGACTGGAACCTGATCCTTGAGACCAACCTGCGCGGCAGCTTCTTCGTCGCCCAGCAGATCGCCAAGCGCATGGCCACACGCGGCTACGGCCGCATCATCAACATCGGCTCGGTAACGAGCGTAGCCGGATACGCAGGCCTCGCCCCCTATGGCGCGAGCCGAGGCGGCATCCGCCAGTTGACGATGAGTCTGGCCGCAGACTGGGGCAAGCACGGTATCACGGTCAACTGCCTGGCCCCAGGCTGGTTCCAGACCGCGCAGAACCGCGTCATGTACGAGAGGCAGGGCTGGGTAGATTACCTGATCGAGCGCATCCCGCTGAACCGCCCCGGCGCGCCGAACGACCTCGACGGCGCAGTGGTCTTTCTGGCCTCCGAGTCCAGCCGCTACATGACCGGCCAGACACTGCTGATCGACGGCGGCATCTCCACCGGCTCCCTCCGCGCGACATTGAATCCTACGCAGTAG
- a CDS encoding galactitol-1-phosphate 5-dehydrogenase, whose product MKAMLLSEYNHLELTDLPKPAPAADELLIEVAACGICGSDVHGYDGSTGRRIPPIVMGHEAAGVVAALGSEVSGFAVGDRVTFDSTVFCGHCEYCLRGQINLCNNRQVLGVSCGEYRRYGAFAEYLTVPARISCHLPDNFSFPEAAMLEAVSVALHGVAVSEMIGEESVLVIGAGMIGLLLLQSARAAGAAKVYIADVDPTRLKLATDLGTDEAIEASGAALTEKILSLTNGRGVDIVLEAVGVDATISTAVDCVRKGGTVTLVGNVSPTVTLPLQKVVSRQIRMQGSCASSGEYGQAIDLIANGKIKVAPLITAVAPLNDGPSWFDRLHAREPNLMKIVLDPRPHAEVQQ is encoded by the coding sequence ATGAAGGCGATGCTTCTCTCCGAGTACAACCACCTGGAACTGACCGACCTACCCAAACCCGCGCCCGCTGCGGATGAGCTTCTCATCGAGGTAGCCGCCTGCGGCATATGCGGCAGCGACGTCCACGGCTACGACGGCTCCACGGGCCGCCGCATTCCGCCGATCGTCATGGGCCACGAGGCCGCCGGAGTAGTCGCCGCACTCGGTTCTGAAGTAAGCGGCTTTGCAGTAGGCGACCGCGTCACCTTCGACTCGACAGTCTTCTGCGGCCACTGCGAGTACTGCCTGCGCGGCCAGATCAACCTCTGCAACAACCGCCAGGTCCTGGGCGTCTCCTGCGGCGAGTACCGCCGCTACGGCGCATTCGCCGAGTACCTCACCGTTCCCGCCCGCATCTCGTGTCACCTGCCGGATAACTTCTCCTTCCCCGAGGCCGCCATGCTCGAGGCCGTCTCGGTCGCTCTGCACGGAGTAGCCGTGTCCGAGATGATCGGCGAAGAGTCCGTACTGGTCATCGGCGCAGGCATGATCGGCCTGCTGCTGTTGCAGTCCGCACGAGCAGCAGGCGCTGCGAAGGTATACATAGCCGACGTAGATCCCACCCGCCTGAAGCTGGCCACCGACCTCGGAACCGATGAAGCAATCGAAGCCTCTGGAGCAGCGTTGACGGAGAAAATCCTCTCTCTGACAAACGGCCGCGGCGTAGATATTGTGCTCGAAGCAGTAGGGGTTGACGCCACAATCAGCACGGCAGTCGACTGCGTGCGCAAAGGCGGAACAGTAACTCTGGTGGGCAACGTCTCACCAACCGTAACTCTGCCTCTACAAAAGGTAGTGTCGCGACAGATAAGGATGCAAGGCTCATGCGCGTCATCGGGCGAGTACGGCCAGGCAATCGACCTCATCGCAAACGGCAAGATCAAAGTAGCACCGCTGATTACAGCAGTGGCTCCTCTGAACGACGGCCCCTCATGGTTCGACCGCCTCCACGCACGCGAGCCGAACCTGATGAAGATCGTGCTCGATCCGCGCCCCCATGCGGAGGTGCAGCAATAA
- a CDS encoding ectonucleotide pyrophosphatase/phosphodiesterase: MSLKKVALTGCIFAGLLLPIALPAQSSTAPDAGGLNVIHTDGAPDTRAQQKKHYVVLVSLDGFRYDYIQKWGATHLAELGRTGATSPDGMLPSYPSITFPNHFSIVTGLYPEHHGLVGNSFYDPARGATYSYRNVKTGDDGSWYGGTPLWTLAEQQGMRAASFFWPGSSAEIAGKRPYEYLEFDDRVDEHKRVDEVITWLNLPPAQRPHFITLYYSNTDHAGHLYGPDSQQVGEQVRHVDELIGELKQKLDATHLPVDMIVLADHGMVKIEGDWIVLDHFADLSHFKTEGSLLYAQSEADAQQAYESFRAHPDPRFTAYRRADVPEHLHFNSNPREGDPVIVPNGPYVFTAHAPTRAVPTGDHGYDVTRMPEMKALFIANGPDIRPGTQLPSFPNIDVYDFIAKLLGLKPAPNDGTLTPLRPALKR, encoded by the coding sequence GTGTCACTGAAGAAAGTCGCACTTACAGGCTGTATCTTCGCCGGTCTTTTACTGCCCATCGCACTGCCCGCACAGAGCAGCACAGCGCCGGACGCGGGCGGCCTCAACGTCATCCACACAGACGGCGCTCCCGACACTCGTGCGCAGCAGAAGAAGCACTACGTCGTTCTGGTCTCGCTCGACGGCTTCCGCTACGACTACATACAGAAGTGGGGAGCGACGCACCTCGCCGAGCTGGGCCGGACCGGCGCGACCTCCCCCGACGGCATGTTGCCCTCCTATCCCTCGATCACCTTCCCCAACCACTTCTCCATCGTGACGGGGCTTTATCCCGAGCATCACGGCCTGGTGGGCAATAGCTTCTACGATCCCGCGCGCGGAGCCACCTACTCCTACCGCAACGTGAAGACCGGCGATGACGGCAGTTGGTACGGCGGTACGCCCCTGTGGACGTTGGCCGAGCAACAAGGAATGAGAGCCGCCTCCTTTTTCTGGCCCGGCTCGAGCGCCGAGATCGCGGGCAAGCGCCCTTACGAGTATCTCGAGTTCGACGACCGCGTGGACGAGCACAAGCGGGTCGACGAGGTCATCACCTGGCTGAACTTGCCGCCCGCTCAGCGCCCGCACTTCATCACCCTCTACTACAGCAACACCGACCACGCCGGACACCTCTACGGTCCCGATTCGCAGCAGGTAGGCGAGCAGGTTCGCCACGTCGATGAGCTGATCGGCGAACTGAAGCAGAAGCTCGACGCCACTCACCTCCCCGTGGACATGATCGTGCTGGCCGATCACGGCATGGTGAAGATCGAGGGCGACTGGATCGTACTCGACCACTTCGCCGACCTCTCCCACTTCAAGACCGAGGGTTCCCTGCTCTACGCGCAGAGCGAGGCCGACGCGCAACAGGCCTACGAGAGCTTCCGCGCCCACCCCGACCCGCGCTTCACGGCCTACCGGCGAGCCGATGTGCCCGAGCATCTGCACTTCAACAGCAACCCTCGCGAGGGCGATCCGGTGATCGTGCCGAATGGCCCGTACGTCTTTACCGCCCACGCTCCCACGCGAGCCGTACCGACGGGCGACCACGGCTACGACGTAACCCGTATGCCGGAGATGAAGGCTCTCTTTATAGCCAACGGCCCGGATATCCGCCCCGGCACGCAACTACCCAGCTTCCCCAACATCGACGTGTACGACTTCATCGCCAAGCTGCTGGGATTAAAACCCGCACCGAACGACGGCACTCTAACTCCATTGCGGCCAGCCTTGAAGCGGTAA
- a CDS encoding transcriptional repressor, with product MTIQTRNTKQKEAIRAAFQAADRPLSPEETLSLAQEKVEGLSIATVYRNINQLTEEKWLTPVEVPGDSTRYEVAGKAHHHHFQCNTCGRLFELEGCGLEIKPKLPRGFRSTGHELFLYGLCAGCV from the coding sequence ATGACGATACAAACCCGCAACACCAAGCAGAAGGAAGCGATCCGCGCAGCGTTCCAGGCTGCGGACCGCCCGCTCTCGCCCGAGGAGACGCTCTCCTTAGCCCAGGAGAAGGTGGAGGGCCTGAGCATTGCGACCGTCTACCGCAACATCAACCAACTGACCGAGGAGAAGTGGCTGACGCCGGTGGAGGTACCCGGCGACTCGACCCGCTACGAGGTCGCAGGCAAGGCGCATCACCATCACTTCCAGTGCAACACCTGCGGACGCCTCTTCGAGCTAGAGGGCTGCGGTCTGGAGATCAAGCCCAAGCTGCCTCGCGGCTTCCGCAGCACCGGCCACGAGCTGTTCCTCTACGGCCTGTGCGCAGGCTGCGTCTGA
- a CDS encoding ZIP family metal transporter: MEFFVIFDAVVGVVAVQAGAVLAAWTLGTRERLLRRYLGLFISAAVGVLLATALLHLLPEAITQLGNRQAVWMLVGGTMLALFCAERIFRAVTGTASEPEVEALGDCHEDHQHHHSGHHGARPENIVLASMLHSFVDGAAVTAAFAAGNRIGWLTAFAIALHEIPHRMGDFTLFIHLKVPLPRALRLAVIAGAPSLLGVLFVALLGLRHAERIAWLLPVSAASFLYIASVNLIPELRQELLPKALFLQIASLCCGVLLVVAAAGLLPF, from the coding sequence TTGGAGTTTTTTGTGATATTTGATGCTGTAGTGGGGGTTGTCGCCGTCCAGGCCGGAGCGGTGCTGGCGGCTTGGACCCTGGGGACGCGAGAGCGGCTTTTGCGGCGTTACCTCGGATTGTTTATCAGCGCAGCAGTAGGTGTTCTGCTGGCGACGGCGCTCCTGCACCTGCTTCCCGAGGCCATCACGCAACTGGGAAACCGGCAGGCGGTCTGGATGCTGGTGGGCGGCACGATGCTGGCGCTCTTCTGTGCCGAGCGGATCTTCCGGGCCGTGACAGGCACAGCCTCCGAACCGGAGGTCGAGGCGCTGGGCGACTGCCACGAAGACCATCAACACCACCACTCCGGCCACCACGGCGCGCGCCCGGAGAACATCGTTTTGGCCAGCATGTTGCACAGCTTCGTGGACGGAGCCGCGGTCACGGCTGCCTTCGCTGCGGGCAACCGGATCGGCTGGCTGACGGCCTTCGCCATCGCCCTGCACGAGATCCCCCACCGCATGGGCGACTTCACCCTCTTCATCCACCTGAAGGTCCCCCTGCCGCGCGCCCTGCGGCTGGCCGTGATCGCCGGAGCACCGTCGCTCCTGGGTGTCCTGTTCGTAGCCCTGCTCGGCCTTCGCCACGCCGAGCGCATCGCCTGGCTGCTGCCTGTCAGCGCGGCCAGCTTTCTCTACATCGCAAGCGTGAACCTGATCCCCGAACTGCGGCAGGAACTGCTGCCGAAGGCGCTCTTCCTGCAGATCGCCAGCCTCTGCTGCGGCGTGCTGCTGGTAGTCGCCGCAGCCGGACTTCTTCCCTTTTAG
- a CDS encoding TonB-dependent receptor produces the protein MFPVFLAVVFFAAAVLRAQSGGSSGTISGTVLDPSGAAIPGATVVLQNDLSGVNKTVTTDASGEYQFTNIAFNPYRLSVVAKGFGVLDLRVSVRSSVPIVLTNNLKIANSDAVVTVEAGGDLVENSSTFHSDIDRELFTKLPLESKSSSVSSLITLASPGVSADSNGLFHGLGDHAENAFYVDGQPITDQQSKVFSNQLPISSIQSLEVISGAPPAEYGEKTSLVANIVTRSGQGTGKPRGEVVGSYGTFGSSSISTDLAEGTQTLGNFSAVDFLQTGRFLDPSEFAVFHDKGNVTNLFDRIDFAPTKADSLHLNLEYTRSWFQTPNSYDNLNVQDQFGNVVGDTDQRAKIGTFNIAPSMTHVVNPQTILTFGGWVRRDDFNYYPSKNPLADFQPLQQETVSQTRSLMNAGVRADINYVAGIHNIKLGGTYQSTFLNEQFGLGIVDPTLNSPCLNASGQPVSGFTSPADCAASGLFPNTIANPLAATPYNPVLACFDLTRPSAAPSSACVNGTSTSFQFVGHADIKLLSFYGEDSITKGNFSFNVGIRGDLYNGLSSERQAEPRVGLSYNVKQSGTVVRASYARTLETPFNENLVLSSKGCESPVIAALVPCIPATLTPGFRNEFHAGFEQSAGKHFVVTGDYIWKYTHNAYDFSVLGATPITFPIAWHNSKISGFAIRATVPQTHGFSAFVVMSSVSARFFPAQIGGLGATNTSGQPFRIDHDEKFNQTTHLEYQFKKKGPYISYNWRYDSGQVAGAVPFATSATTPVDLTGLSADEQQQAGLFCGNDKASLTNALTTCAPGQFGSTLLSIPAPGTENDDHNPPRIRPRNVFDLAVGEDDLLHRGPGHGTFSASLTVINLTNKYALYNFLSTFSGTHYLTPRALTAEVGYHF, from the coding sequence CTGTTTCCTGTTTTTCTAGCGGTTGTTTTCTTCGCCGCAGCGGTCCTCCGCGCCCAGTCCGGCGGCAGCTCCGGCACTATCTCGGGTACGGTTCTCGACCCCTCCGGAGCGGCCATTCCCGGAGCCACCGTCGTGCTCCAGAACGACCTCTCCGGTGTGAACAAGACCGTGACCACTGACGCTTCGGGCGAGTACCAGTTCACCAATATTGCCTTCAATCCTTATCGACTCTCGGTTGTGGCCAAGGGCTTTGGGGTGCTCGATCTCCGTGTCTCCGTCCGCTCCTCGGTCCCCATTGTTCTGACCAACAACCTCAAGATCGCCAACTCCGATGCTGTGGTTACTGTTGAGGCTGGCGGCGATCTGGTTGAGAACAGCTCTACCTTCCACTCCGATATCGACCGCGAGCTGTTTACCAAGCTGCCGCTTGAGAGCAAGTCCTCGTCGGTCAGCTCGCTGATTACACTGGCGTCGCCAGGGGTAAGTGCGGATTCCAACGGCCTCTTCCACGGGCTCGGTGACCATGCGGAGAATGCTTTTTACGTCGATGGCCAGCCCATCACCGATCAGCAGAGCAAGGTCTTCTCTAACCAATTGCCCATCTCGTCCATCCAGTCGCTCGAGGTAATCTCGGGCGCGCCGCCCGCCGAGTACGGCGAGAAGACCTCGCTGGTTGCCAATATCGTCACCCGCTCCGGGCAGGGGACCGGCAAGCCTCGCGGTGAAGTCGTCGGCTCCTATGGCACCTTTGGCTCCAGCTCTATCTCTACCGACTTGGCTGAAGGCACTCAGACCCTCGGCAACTTTTCCGCTGTCGACTTTCTCCAGACCGGCCGCTTTCTCGATCCCTCCGAGTTCGCCGTCTTCCACGATAAGGGCAACGTCACCAACCTCTTCGACCGCATCGACTTCGCCCCTACCAAGGCCGACTCGCTGCATCTGAACCTGGAGTACACTCGCTCCTGGTTCCAGACGCCGAACTCGTACGACAACCTGAATGTTCAGGACCAGTTCGGCAACGTTGTCGGCGACACGGACCAGCGTGCCAAGATCGGCACCTTCAATATCGCGCCATCGATGACCCATGTCGTCAATCCGCAGACGATCCTGACCTTCGGGGGCTGGGTACGGCGTGACGACTTCAACTACTACCCCAGCAAGAATCCGCTGGCCGACTTCCAGCCGCTCCAGCAGGAGACCGTCTCGCAGACGCGCTCGCTGATGAACGCAGGTGTGCGTGCCGATATCAACTATGTCGCTGGGATTCACAATATCAAGCTCGGCGGCACCTACCAGTCCACCTTCCTGAACGAGCAGTTTGGGCTGGGAATTGTTGATCCGACGTTGAACTCGCCTTGCCTTAATGCCAGCGGCCAGCCTGTCTCTGGATTTACCAGCCCCGCAGACTGCGCGGCCTCGGGACTCTTCCCGAATACTATCGCCAATCCGCTGGCGGCTACTCCCTATAACCCGGTGCTGGCCTGCTTCGACCTGACTCGCCCCAGCGCCGCGCCCAGCAGCGCCTGCGTCAACGGCACTTCTACCTCCTTTCAGTTCGTGGGCCACGCCGACATCAAGCTGCTCTCGTTTTATGGGGAAGACTCCATCACCAAGGGCAACTTCTCCTTCAACGTGGGGATTCGTGGCGACCTTTACAATGGTCTCAGCAGCGAGCGGCAGGCCGAGCCGCGGGTGGGTCTTTCGTATAACGTCAAGCAGTCCGGCACCGTCGTACGGGCGTCGTATGCCCGTACGTTAGAGACTCCTTTCAACGAAAATCTCGTTCTTAGCTCGAAGGGGTGCGAGTCGCCCGTCATCGCCGCGCTTGTTCCGTGCATCCCGGCCACGCTTACGCCGGGCTTCCGCAATGAGTTTCACGCTGGCTTCGAGCAGTCGGCGGGCAAGCACTTCGTTGTTACCGGCGACTACATCTGGAAGTACACGCACAACGCCTATGACTTCTCCGTCCTCGGCGCGACACCGATTACCTTTCCGATTGCGTGGCATAACTCGAAGATCTCGGGCTTTGCTATTCGGGCCACTGTGCCGCAGACGCACGGATTTTCGGCGTTTGTGGTCATGTCCAGCGTCAGTGCGCGGTTCTTCCCGGCGCAGATTGGTGGTTTGGGCGCGACCAATACCAGCGGCCAGCCCTTCCGGATCGACCATGATGAGAAGTTCAACCAGACGACTCATCTCGAGTATCAGTTCAAGAAAAAAGGTCCATATATAAGTTACAACTGGCGTTATGACTCGGGACAGGTGGCCGGGGCGGTGCCTTTTGCCACCAGCGCGACCACGCCCGTCGACCTGACTGGCTTGAGCGCCGACGAACAGCAGCAGGCGGGGCTCTTTTGTGGCAATGACAAGGCCAGCCTGACCAACGCTCTGACCACCTGCGCGCCCGGCCAGTTTGGATCGACGCTGCTCTCCATTCCCGCGCCGGGAACCGAGAACGACGACCACAACCCGCCGCGTATCCGGCCCCGGAATGTCTTCGATCTAGCCGTGGGAGAGGATGATCTGCTGCACCGCGGTCCGGGGCACGGCACCTTTTCGGCCAGTCTCACGGTCATCAACCTGACCAATAAGTATGCTCTCTACAACTTCCTTTCGACCTTCAGCGGTACGCACTACCTGACTCCACGGGCTCTGACGGCGGAGGTTGGCTACCACTTCTAA
- a CDS encoding MMPL family transporter: MATVSLDTARTGAYRRRLWLALVGLALAIFFVPFSAQVESKLETAVHIEKGEAEIVDNELANRFQSAFVNRVVLVVEGLPDPDSPKGIEVLGTLARGLKASPGVSGVLSRLDWKDKLFLGKGGGTFILIGLSPHERSVENLIPGLQAKVAELQSQLRVESPNLKLQITGDTPLNYDLRQVSSDDVHRAESRALPITLILLLLAFGSVVAALLPLGIGILAISMTMGAAALLAHFFHLSILMQNLATMLGLGLGIDYALLMVGRFREALNEGHSAGVAADLAACQAGHTLLISASTVVIGFAALLTVPISELRSLGVAGLLVAAMSVLLCTCVLPWILGMLGHRINAGLIRFPAKWGGRWGGPGGLLDVQCSRSLAWHRWGCIVTGRPWLFLLLAGAPLLVLSWQARRISPGLPSGDWLPTSASSVRAIDTLNDMDRGGIVPSLRVVLDLPADAPPLSAAGWAGLSRLTRSLAADPRTLEVISLPSVIGMAPTPGLLRLAPAASWKSLISTDSHATLLEVIPATRVQPNESVRWVRELRAADAAQLTGIPGAKIRVGGVSAQDADYDAVVKEWLPRVMRLVVLGSLVALLIGLRGSIFAALKAVLLNLLSVGASFGVLVLVFQDGHGAGLFGAANATGSVFPIVPILSFALVFGLSMDYEVFLVARVLEERRRGLAEREAVVEALACTAGLITSAAAIMIAVFSAFTLGSFLVIKTLGFTLAVAVLIDATVVRMIVGPALLQLAGDWNWWPFGLRGATVAQKKSEPVVPAVTQ, translated from the coding sequence GTGGCAACCGTCTCACTCGATACCGCGAGAACTGGAGCTTATCGCCGCCGTCTCTGGCTGGCACTGGTTGGGCTCGCCCTGGCGATCTTCTTTGTGCCGTTCTCCGCTCAGGTCGAGAGCAAGCTTGAGACTGCCGTCCATATTGAAAAAGGGGAGGCCGAGATCGTCGATAACGAGCTGGCCAACCGCTTTCAGTCGGCCTTCGTCAACCGTGTCGTCCTGGTGGTGGAGGGCTTGCCCGATCCGGACTCGCCGAAGGGGATTGAGGTGCTTGGCACCCTTGCCCGTGGTCTCAAAGCCAGTCCCGGTGTCTCTGGAGTTCTCTCCCGCCTCGACTGGAAGGACAAGCTCTTTCTCGGCAAGGGGGGAGGCACCTTCATCCTCATCGGGCTCTCTCCGCACGAACGTTCGGTCGAGAATCTCATCCCCGGCCTTCAGGCTAAGGTTGCAGAACTTCAATCTCAGCTACGAGTTGAGTCTCCAAATCTGAAGCTTCAGATTACGGGTGATACCCCGCTCAACTACGATCTGCGGCAGGTCAGCTCCGACGACGTGCATCGCGCTGAGTCACGTGCCCTGCCCATCACCCTTATTCTGCTGCTGCTTGCATTTGGAAGCGTCGTCGCTGCTCTTCTGCCTCTTGGTATCGGCATTCTGGCCATCTCGATGACTATGGGTGCAGCCGCGTTGCTGGCTCATTTTTTCCATCTGTCGATCCTGATGCAGAACCTGGCCACAATGCTGGGGCTGGGGCTTGGCATTGATTACGCGCTCCTTATGGTCGGCCGCTTCCGCGAGGCGCTCAACGAGGGCCACTCTGCCGGAGTCGCCGCCGACCTGGCCGCCTGCCAGGCCGGTCACACGCTGCTCATCTCCGCCTCTACCGTGGTTATCGGCTTCGCGGCGCTGCTGACTGTTCCCATCTCCGAACTGCGCTCGCTGGGAGTCGCAGGCCTGCTGGTTGCGGCCATGAGCGTGCTGCTCTGCACCTGCGTGCTGCCGTGGATACTGGGAATGCTCGGTCATCGCATCAACGCGGGGCTTATTCGTTTTCCGGCTAAATGGGGCGGACGGTGGGGTGGGCCGGGCGGCTTGCTCGACGTTCAGTGCTCCCGCAGTCTGGCCTGGCACCGCTGGGGCTGCATCGTCACGGGCCGTCCGTGGCTTTTCCTGCTGCTCGCCGGAGCACCGCTCCTTGTCCTCTCCTGGCAGGCCCGCCGCATCTCTCCTGGTCTGCCGTCGGGGGACTGGCTCCCCACCTCGGCCAGCTCTGTCCGGGCCATCGACACCCTCAACGATATGGACCGTGGCGGCATCGTTCCTTCACTGCGCGTCGTTCTCGACCTGCCTGCCGATGCGCCGCCACTCTCTGCCGCTGGGTGGGCCGGGCTCAGCCGCCTGACCCGGTCACTCGCGGCCGATCCCCGTACACTTGAGGTCATCTCGCTACCGTCCGTCATCGGCATGGCCCCAACGCCGGGGCTGCTGCGGCTGGCTCCGGCGGCCTCGTGGAAGAGCCTGATCTCTACCGATAGCCACGCCACGCTGCTCGAGGTGATCCCCGCCACGCGCGTCCAGCCCAACGAGAGCGTGCGTTGGGTGAGGGAGTTGCGCGCCGCAGATGCGGCCCAACTGACCGGCATCCCAGGCGCTAAGATCCGCGTCGGCGGGGTTTCCGCGCAGGATGCCGACTACGATGCGGTCGTCAAGGAGTGGCTCCCCAGGGTGATGCGGCTGGTGGTTCTTGGTAGCCTGGTGGCGCTGCTCATCGGGTTGCGCGGCTCTATCTTTGCGGCCCTCAAGGCGGTTTTGCTGAACCTGCTCTCGGTGGGGGCGTCCTTTGGAGTGCTGGTTCTGGTCTTCCAGGATGGTCATGGGGCCGGTCTCTTCGGGGCCGCCAATGCTACCGGAAGCGTCTTTCCTATCGTTCCCATCCTGTCCTTTGCGCTGGTCTTTGGTCTCAGCATGGACTATGAGGTCTTTCTGGTGGCGCGTGTGCTGGAGGAGCGCCGTCGCGGGCTTGCCGAGCGGGAGGCCGTCGTCGAGGCGCTGGCTTGCACGGCTGGGCTTATTACCAGTGCGGCGGCGATTATGATCGCGGTCTTCTCGGCCTTCACGCTGGGCAGCTTTCTGGTCATCAAGACGCTCGGCTTTACCCTGGCTGTGGCCGTTCTGATCGACGCTACCGTCGTCCGGATGATTGTCGGTCCGGCTCTGTTGCAGTTGGCGGGAGACTGGAACTGGTGGCCCTTCGGACTGCGCGGAGCCACCGTCGCGCAGAAGAAGTCCGAGCCTGTTGTTCCGGCTGTGACGCAATAA
- a CDS encoding aminopeptidase, translating into MLGPQNEELLHHPFPIEFLPGARNAVVTCLRIQPEEKVTLITDRSCIAIAASLADQLDELGCEWNGFVLEEIAPRPLTGMPQLVLEDMESSQVSIFAVEVQKNELLSRMQMTDVVNRRRMRHAHMVNITPEIMTQGMRADFQEVDRLSQAVLDRVRASTYVRATTPAGTDIYAQLNPDYRWFKTSGIISTEKWGNLPGGECFTAPAEVNGIFVVDGVVGDFLCKQYGLLEKTPLTLSIENNRLVRASCENKDLERDFWAYTHTDENSDRVGEFAIGTNIGVERVIGNILQDEKFPGIHIAFGDPYGAHTGAPWKSSTHIDVVGLKFSIWLGNAAGEEEQIMQDGEFLISA; encoded by the coding sequence GTGCTTGGCCCGCAGAACGAAGAGCTGCTCCACCACCCGTTTCCAATTGAGTTTCTACCCGGCGCGCGCAACGCCGTCGTCACCTGTCTGCGGATTCAGCCCGAAGAGAAAGTTACCCTTATCACCGACCGGAGCTGTATTGCCATTGCCGCCTCGCTCGCCGACCAGCTCGACGAGCTGGGCTGCGAGTGGAACGGCTTTGTGCTGGAGGAGATCGCGCCGCGTCCGCTGACCGGGATGCCTCAGCTTGTGCTGGAGGATATGGAGTCGTCACAGGTGAGCATCTTCGCCGTGGAGGTGCAGAAGAACGAGCTGCTGAGCCGGATGCAGATGACCGACGTGGTCAACCGGCGGCGGATGCGGCACGCTCACATGGTCAACATCACGCCCGAGATTATGACTCAGGGGATGCGAGCCGACTTTCAGGAGGTCGACCGGCTCTCGCAGGCGGTGCTGGACCGGGTGCGGGCCTCTACGTATGTGCGGGCTACAACGCCTGCGGGCACCGATATTTACGCGCAACTGAACCCGGATTATCGCTGGTTCAAGACCTCCGGCATCATCAGCACGGAGAAGTGGGGCAACCTGCCGGGTGGCGAGTGCTTTACTGCTCCCGCCGAGGTCAACGGTATTTTCGTGGTCGATGGGGTCGTCGGGGATTTTCTTTGCAAGCAGTATGGCCTGCTGGAGAAGACTCCGCTTACGCTCTCGATTGAGAACAACCGGCTGGTGCGGGCGAGCTGCGAGAACAAGGATCTGGAGCGGGATTTCTGGGCTTATACGCACACTGACGAGAACTCGGATCGTGTGGGTGAGTTCGCTATCGGGACCAACATCGGAGTCGAGCGGGTTATCGGGAATATTCTTCAGGATGAGAAGTTTCCGGGCATTCATATCGCTTTCGGTGATCCCTATGGGGCGCATACCGGAGCGCCCTGGAAGTCCAGTACGCACATCGACGTCGTGGGGCTGAAGTTCAGCATCTGGCTGGGGAATGCTGCTGGTGAGGAAGAACAGATTATGCAGGATGGGGAGTTTTTGATCTCCGCTTAG